In one Paracoccus everestensis genomic region, the following are encoded:
- a CDS encoding acyl-CoA dehydrogenase has product MSYKAPVAQIDFILNHVVPFSDLSRTDRFAEATAETASAILAEAGKLATNVLAPLNRAGDEHPAVLENGRVRSSPGYAEGFRAIAEGGWIGLAANPEHGGMGLPQALNMAVAEMMSGACLALQLNPLLTQGQIEALEHHASDDLKALYLPKLISGEWSGTMNLTEPGAGSDVGALVTKAEPQGNGTYRVTGQKIYITWGDSDVTENVCHLVLARLPDAPKGTRGISLFMVPKLIPDDQGRPGVANSLKVVSLEEKLGIHGSPTCVMSFEGATGWMVGGEHKGMAAMFTMMNVARLGVGMQGVGVAEAALQQAVAYAVDRNQMGPIIAHPDVRRMLATARAEVFAARAIGLACATAIDLERATGDAVHAARAAFLTPIAKAYGTDVGCRVADIGVQVHGGMGYVEETGAAQYLRDVRITPIYEGTNGIQAMDLVGRKLSDGGDAALRLLDEIADGAKAAQADHPQMANQVWQASETLREATHALLDHGLPERFAGAVPYLTAFARVLGGLYHLRAAQAGNESHKALARVFMARVLPRHAADLAEAVAGLDDLTGISDAVLAGDFAA; this is encoded by the coding sequence AGGCGCCGGTCGCGCAGATCGACTTTATCCTGAACCATGTTGTGCCGTTTTCCGACCTGTCCCGGACCGACCGCTTTGCCGAAGCCACGGCTGAAACCGCATCCGCCATCCTGGCCGAGGCGGGCAAGCTGGCGACCAACGTGCTGGCGCCCCTGAACCGCGCGGGCGACGAACACCCGGCGGTGCTGGAAAACGGCCGGGTCCGATCCTCGCCCGGTTATGCCGAAGGGTTCCGCGCCATTGCCGAGGGCGGCTGGATCGGGCTTGCGGCGAACCCTGAACACGGCGGCATGGGCCTGCCGCAGGCGCTGAACATGGCGGTGGCCGAGATGATGTCGGGCGCCTGCCTGGCCTTGCAACTGAACCCGCTGCTGACCCAGGGCCAGATCGAGGCGCTGGAACATCACGCCAGCGACGATCTGAAGGCGCTTTATCTGCCCAAGCTGATCTCCGGCGAATGGTCGGGGACGATGAACCTGACCGAACCGGGCGCGGGCAGCGACGTGGGCGCGCTTGTGACCAAGGCCGAACCGCAAGGCAACGGCACCTATCGCGTGACGGGCCAGAAGATCTATATCACCTGGGGCGACAGCGACGTGACCGAAAACGTCTGTCACCTGGTGCTGGCCCGCCTGCCCGATGCGCCCAAGGGAACCCGCGGCATCAGCCTGTTCATGGTGCCGAAGCTGATCCCCGACGACCAGGGCCGTCCGGGGGTTGCCAACAGCCTCAAGGTCGTGAGCCTCGAGGAAAAGCTGGGCATCCACGGCAGCCCCACCTGCGTGATGAGCTTCGAGGGCGCGACCGGCTGGATGGTGGGCGGCGAACACAAGGGCATGGCCGCGATGTTCACGATGATGAACGTGGCCCGCCTTGGCGTGGGAATGCAGGGCGTGGGCGTGGCCGAGGCTGCGTTGCAGCAGGCGGTGGCCTATGCGGTGGACCGCAACCAGATGGGACCGATCATCGCGCATCCCGACGTGCGCCGGATGCTGGCGACCGCCCGGGCCGAGGTCTTTGCCGCCCGCGCCATCGGGCTAGCCTGCGCCACCGCGATCGACCTTGAACGCGCCACAGGTGACGCCGTCCACGCCGCCCGCGCGGCCTTTCTGACGCCGATTGCCAAGGCCTATGGCACGGATGTCGGCTGCCGCGTCGCCGATATCGGCGTGCAGGTCCATGGCGGCATGGGCTATGTCGAGGAAACCGGCGCGGCCCAGTACCTGCGCGATGTGCGGATCACGCCGATCTATGAAGGCACGAACGGCATCCAGGCGATGGATCTGGTGGGGCGCAAGCTGTCGGACGGAGGCGACGCCGCCCTGCGCCTGCTGGACGAGATCGCGGACGGCGCCAAGGCGGCCCAGGCCGATCACCCGCAGATGGCAAACCAGGTGTGGCAGGCATCCGAAACCCTGCGCGAGGCGACCCATGCGCTGCTGGACCACGGCCTTCCCGAACGCTTTGCAGGCGCCGTTCCCTATCTGACGGCGTTTGCGCGCGTTCTGGGCGGGCTTTACCACCTGCGCGCGGCCCAGGCGGGGAACGAATCGCACAAGGCCCTGGCCCGCGTCTTCATGGCCCGCGTTCTTCCGCGCCATGCCGCCGATCTGGCCGAGGCGGTGGCGGGCCTGGACGACCTGACCGGCATCAGCGACGCCGTCCTTGCCGGCGATTTTGCGGCGTGA
- a CDS encoding MBL fold metallo-hydrolase: MAYPFDTPPAPGKAVTVAPGVLWMRLPLPMALDHVNVYALEDGDGWTLVDTGFDTPACRDLWDALLAGPLAGRPVRRVIGTHHHPDHIGMAGWFMARDGADLMMSRTAWLTARMLVLDRQDRASPESLAFWRRAGMPADLLERRAAERPFNFADVVHPLPLGFARLTDGQPVSFGGRRWSVAMGHGHAPCHATFWSLDDDLVIGGDQLLPSISPNLGVYATEPEADPVGEWLESCQRMLGLAETRHLVLPGHKLPFTGLPTRLRQLIDNHHGALDRMTAALRDEPRTAVGCFDILFKRRIGAGEFGLALVEAVAHVNHLRRQGIVTQAGESDGALLWGA, encoded by the coding sequence ATCGCCTATCCGTTCGACACGCCGCCCGCGCCCGGAAAGGCGGTAACGGTCGCGCCCGGTGTGTTGTGGATGCGCCTGCCGCTGCCCATGGCGCTGGATCACGTCAATGTCTATGCGCTGGAGGACGGCGACGGCTGGACGCTGGTGGATACCGGCTTTGACACGCCCGCCTGCCGCGACCTTTGGGACGCGCTGCTGGCCGGACCCCTTGCCGGGCGCCCTGTCCGGCGCGTGATCGGCACCCATCACCACCCCGACCATATTGGGATGGCGGGCTGGTTCATGGCCCGCGACGGCGCGGACCTGATGATGAGCCGCACCGCCTGGCTGACCGCGCGGATGCTGGTCCTGGATCGGCAGGACCGCGCATCCCCCGAATCGCTGGCCTTCTGGCGCCGGGCGGGAATGCCCGCCGACCTGCTGGAACGGCGCGCGGCAGAGCGGCCGTTCAACTTTGCCGATGTGGTTCATCCGCTGCCGCTGGGATTTGCGCGGCTGACGGACGGCCAGCCCGTCAGCTTTGGGGGCCGCCGCTGGTCCGTTGCCATGGGGCACGGACACGCCCCCTGCCACGCGACCTTCTGGTCGCTGGATGACGACCTGGTGATCGGGGGCGACCAGTTGCTGCCCTCGATCTCTCCGAACCTGGGGGTCTATGCCACGGAGCCGGAGGCCGATCCGGTGGGCGAATGGCTGGAAAGCTGTCAGCGGATGCTGGGTCTGGCGGAAACCCGGCATCTGGTCCTGCCGGGCCACAAGCTGCCCTTCACTGGCCTGCCCACGCGGCTGCGGCAGTTGATCGACAACCACCACGGCGCGCTTGACCGCATGACCGCCGCCCTACGCGACGAACCGCGCACGGCCGTCGGCTGCTTCGACATTCTGTTCAAGCGGCGCATCGGCGCGGGCGAATTCGGCCTGGCCCTGGTCGAGGCGGTAGCCCATGTGAACCACCTGCGCAGGCAAGGCATCGTGACACAGGCGGGCGAGAGTGACGGCGCCCTGCTGTGGGGGGCGTGA
- a CDS encoding aa3-type cytochrome c oxidase subunit IV — protein sequence MAQHHHHEVTEHKVGTMDITEQQRTFAGFIKFATWTAILSILVLIFMALVNA from the coding sequence ATGGCCCAGCATCACCACCACGAAGTCACCGAACACAAAGTCGGCACCATGGACATCACCGAACAGCAGCGCACCTTTGCAGGCTTCATCAAGTTCGCCACCTGGACCGCGATCCTGTCGATCCTGGTGCTGATCTTCATGGCCCTGGTCAACGCCTGA
- a CDS encoding AzlD domain-containing protein — protein sequence MTNGASDLTIWLVIVVLGIGTFLIRWSFLGALGDRDLHPWVLRMLRYTPVAVLPALVAPLVVWPAATGGQPDPARLAAAMVTVAVGLWTKNMIGAILAGALTLFGVLYML from the coding sequence ATGACGAACGGCGCATCGGACCTGACAATCTGGCTGGTCATCGTGGTGCTGGGCATCGGCACCTTTCTGATCCGCTGGTCCTTCCTGGGGGCGCTTGGCGACCGCGATCTGCACCCCTGGGTGCTGCGGATGCTGCGCTATACCCCCGTGGCGGTGCTGCCCGCTCTTGTGGCGCCGCTGGTCGTCTGGCCTGCCGCGACAGGGGGCCAGCCCGACCCTGCGCGGCTGGCCGCCGCCATGGTGACGGTGGCGGTCGGCCTGTGGACCAAGAACATGATCGGCGCGATCCTTGCGGGCGCCCTCACGCTGTTCGGCGTGCTTTACATGTTATAG
- a CDS encoding AzlC family ABC transporter permease yields MHTAREMFRRGAIKSLPFLIVMIPFAMLFGVVATEAGMDVAQVIGFSVLVLAGASQFTAVQLLSDNASVIIVILSCLAVNLRMAMYSASLVPWLRNATGAQKAWVAYALVDQSYALSIQEYEANPQMSLRHRLAFFAGVVMVVCLPWMIFSWLGATVGQAIPEGIALDFAMPITFLAMIAPMLRTPAHLAACFVAILGSLVFAGLPSGLGLLIASPLGMATGAVVEAWSERRAHA; encoded by the coding sequence ATGCATACCGCGCGCGAGATGTTCCGGCGCGGTGCCATCAAGTCGCTGCCCTTCCTGATCGTGATGATCCCCTTTGCGATGCTGTTCGGCGTCGTCGCGACCGAGGCGGGCATGGACGTGGCGCAGGTCATAGGGTTCTCGGTGCTGGTGCTGGCGGGGGCGTCGCAATTCACGGCGGTCCAGTTGTTGTCGGACAACGCATCCGTCATCATCGTGATCCTGTCCTGTCTGGCGGTGAACCTGCGCATGGCGATGTATTCGGCGTCGCTGGTGCCGTGGCTGCGCAATGCGACGGGCGCACAAAAGGCTTGGGTTGCCTATGCCCTGGTCGATCAAAGCTATGCGTTGTCGATCCAGGAATACGAGGCGAACCCCCAAATGAGCCTGCGACACCGCCTGGCGTTCTTTGCGGGCGTGGTGATGGTGGTCTGCCTGCCCTGGATGATCTTTTCCTGGCTGGGCGCAACGGTGGGCCAGGCAATTCCCGAAGGCATCGCGCTTGATTTCGCCATGCCGATCACCTTTCTGGCGATGATCGCGCCGATGCTGCGCACGCCCGCGCATCTAGCCGCCTGTTTCGTCGCCATCCTGGGATCGCTGGTCTTCGCGGGCCTGCCGTCGGGCTTGGGCCTGCTGATCGCATCCCCCTTGGGCATGGCAACGGGCGCCGTTGTCGAGGCATGGTCGGAACGGAGGGCACACGCATGA
- a CDS encoding GNAT family N-acetyltransferase: MQITTPIPDRHLRDAARLWWGAFAPPVSAGIPRMRACHGIAAIGADGRLMGIAGFRDRQGGFLAHTPWLARLLYRAAPATADLVIDGIVVDGPRRGVGRALLEGAAQAARRADHPGLQAEVEMRNAAAMAFYTATGFTEIGRGAFGWPWSGPVAVLHRPV; encoded by the coding sequence GTGCAGATCACGACCCCCATTCCCGACCGGCACCTGAGGGATGCCGCGCGCCTGTGGTGGGGAGCCTTTGCCCCGCCAGTCAGCGCGGGAATTCCCCGGATGCGCGCCTGCCACGGCATCGCGGCCATCGGCGCGGACGGCCGGTTGATGGGGATTGCCGGGTTTCGCGACAGGCAAGGGGGCTTTCTGGCCCACACCCCCTGGCTGGCGCGGCTTTTGTATCGCGCGGCCCCCGCGACCGCTGATCTGGTAATCGACGGGATCGTGGTCGATGGCCCGCGCCGGGGGGTTGGACGCGCGCTGCTGGAGGGGGCTGCGCAGGCCGCGCGCCGCGCAGACCATCCCGGCCTGCAGGCCGAGGTCGAAATGCGCAATGCCGCCGCCATGGCCTTTTACACGGCGACGGGCTTTACCGAGATCGGGCGCGGTGCCTTTGGCTGGCCTTGGTCGGGCCCGGTGGCGGTGCTGCACCGGCCGGTATGA
- the greA gene encoding transcription elongation factor GreA translates to MDKIPMTRSGCAALERELGELKSKERPAIIRQIAEAREHGDLSENAEYHAAREKQGFIEGRIKELESILSRAEVIDTSKLTGSVKFGAIVHLVDEDTDEERTYQIVGEAEANIESGLLNVRSPLARALIGKDVGDSVEVATPGGQRSYEVLAIRFE, encoded by the coding sequence ATGGACAAGATTCCGATGACCCGCAGCGGCTGTGCCGCATTGGAACGGGAACTGGGCGAACTGAAATCAAAGGAGCGCCCCGCGATCATCCGCCAGATCGCCGAAGCGCGCGAACATGGCGACCTGTCGGAAAACGCCGAATACCACGCCGCCCGCGAAAAGCAGGGCTTTATCGAGGGCCGCATCAAGGAACTGGAATCCATCCTGTCCCGGGCCGAAGTGATCGACACGTCCAAGCTGACCGGATCGGTCAAGTTCGGCGCCATCGTTCATCTGGTCGATGAGGATACGGACGAGGAACGCACCTATCAGATCGTGGGCGAGGCCGAGGCGAATATCGAAAGCGGGCTTTTGAACGTCCGGTCCCCCCTGGCCCGCGCGCTGATCGGCAAGGACGTGGGCGACAGTGTCGAAGTTGCCACCCCCGGCGGGCAGCGCAGCTATGAAGTCCTGGCGATCCGGTTCGAATAA
- a CDS encoding electron transfer flavoprotein-ubiquinone oxidoreductase — protein sequence MTDTLHPERESMEYDVVIVGAGPSGLSAAIRLKQIDPDLSVVVLEKGSEVGAHILSGAVLDPVGLDRLIPDWRKKGAPVRTTVTDDNFYVLGEGGQVRVPNWPMPRLMNNHGNFIVSMGSVCRWLAEQAEALGVEIFPGMAASQVVWARNEDGTDRVRGVVAGEMGLQSDGTPGPHYEPGMELHGKYVFIGEGVRGSLAKEIINRLNLSDGHEPQKYGLGMKEIWEVSPEKFSQGRVVHTMGWPLGKNAGGGSFIYHYEDNLVMVGFVVHLNYENPYLYPYMEFQRFKHHPMVAELLEGGKRISYGARAISEGGYQSLPELSFAGGVLLGCSAGMVNVPRIKGNHNAMISGIEAAEAAAAAIAAGREGDRLSDYDTAVRTGAIGQDLKKVRNVKPAWSRYGLWPSLVLGGMDMWGAGLTGRNILRTWKHGKTDAEATGKAAKFKPIDYPRPDGKLSFDRLTNVAFSFTNHEESQPCHLKLKDPTVPIRVNLPEYAEPAQRYCPAGVYEVVEDASGPRFVINFQNCVHCKTCDIKDPSQNIVWTTPQGGDGPNYPNM from the coding sequence ATGACCGACACCCTTCATCCTGAGCGCGAGTCGATGGAATACGACGTTGTGATCGTTGGGGCGGGGCCATCGGGTTTGTCGGCGGCGATCCGGCTCAAGCAGATCGACCCGGATCTGTCGGTGGTGGTCCTGGAGAAGGGCTCCGAGGTCGGCGCCCATATCCTGTCGGGGGCGGTGCTGGACCCGGTGGGGCTGGACCGGCTGATCCCCGACTGGCGCAAGAAGGGCGCCCCGGTCAGGACCACCGTCACCGACGACAACTTCTATGTGCTGGGCGAGGGGGGCCAGGTGCGGGTGCCCAACTGGCCGATGCCGCGGCTGATGAACAACCACGGCAACTTCATCGTCTCGATGGGCAGCGTCTGCCGCTGGCTGGCCGAGCAGGCCGAGGCTCTGGGCGTCGAGATCTTCCCCGGCATGGCGGCAAGCCAGGTCGTCTGGGCCAGGAACGAAGATGGCACCGATCGCGTGCGTGGCGTGGTCGCGGGCGAGATGGGGCTGCAATCCGATGGCACCCCCGGCCCGCATTACGAGCCCGGCATGGAATTGCACGGCAAGTATGTCTTCATCGGCGAGGGCGTGCGCGGGTCGCTGGCGAAAGAGATCATCAACCGCCTGAACCTATCCGACGGCCACGAGCCGCAGAAATACGGCCTGGGCATGAAGGAGATCTGGGAGGTCAGCCCCGAGAAGTTCAGCCAAGGCCGCGTTGTCCACACGATGGGCTGGCCCCTGGGCAAGAACGCCGGCGGCGGCTCGTTCATCTATCACTACGAGGACAACCTGGTGATGGTGGGCTTCGTGGTTCACCTGAACTACGAGAACCCGTATCTCTATCCCTACATGGAGTTCCAGCGCTTCAAGCACCACCCGATGGTGGCCGAGCTGCTGGAGGGCGGCAAGCGCATCTCCTATGGCGCCCGCGCGATCAGCGAAGGCGGCTACCAGTCTCTGCCGGAGCTGAGCTTCGCGGGCGGCGTGCTCCTGGGCTGCTCGGCGGGCATGGTCAACGTGCCGCGCATCAAGGGCAACCACAACGCGATGATCTCGGGGATCGAGGCGGCCGAGGCCGCGGCGGCGGCGATTGCCGCGGGGCGCGAGGGCGACCGGCTGAGCGACTACGACACTGCCGTGCGCACCGGCGCCATCGGCCAGGACCTCAAGAAGGTCCGCAACGTCAAGCCCGCCTGGTCGCGCTATGGGCTTTGGCCGTCGCTGGTGCTGGGCGGCATGGATATGTGGGGGGCCGGGCTGACGGGCCGCAACATCCTGCGGACCTGGAAGCATGGCAAGACGGATGCGGAAGCCACCGGCAAGGCCGCCAAGTTCAAGCCCATCGACTATCCCCGGCCTGACGGAAAGCTGTCCTTCGACCGGCTGACCAATGTGGCGTTCAGCTTCACCAACCACGAGGAAAGCCAGCCCTGCCACCTGAAGCTGAAGGATCCCACGGTCCCGATCCGCGTGAACCTGCCCGAATACGCCGAACCCGCGCAGCGCTATTGCCCGGCGGGCGTCTATGAGGTGGTCGAGGACGCATCGGGCCCGCGCTTCGTGATCAACTTCCAGAACTGCGTCCACTGCAAGACCTGCGACATCAAGGACCCCTCGCAGAACATCGTCTGGACCACCCCGCAGGGCGGCGACGGACCAAACTACCCGAATATGTGA
- a CDS encoding tetratricopeptide repeat protein, whose translation MTLTRPNLALIAAFLAALSLPADAQDRPEPRPEAETPADAAPVADPAPLTFGLAGPFLAARMATVENDFQAAARFFVQAVAHDPDDRFLQDSALVALVSAGEIDRAVALATRIGSEGEPTELSRLVHRADLVHSGDWARLLADVATPADAESEADLLAGMLRGWGLLGAGKASEALAEFERLARLDGVAPMVNYHLALARALVGDYEGAEALLADDMTGAHILGFAARAQILAQLERRDDAVAMIEAIPGVEAEPQLLALRDRLQSGQPVTFDVVKTPADGIAQVFLTFASALMSSPDPEPLSLIHARLASWLSPDTPEARLMVAQILQERQQFDLAEPEFDTLRRMGQMRPVAELARIDALSRAGRTDEAGKAALSLTAAYPDLPQAWIALGDLLRQQEKFAQAVPAYDKAMALLEGAPAEARWFPLYARGIALERSRQFDRAEADFLAAIEIRPNQASLLNYLGYSWIDRNENLDRALGLIEKAVQLSPDDGYILDSLAWAYYRLGRYQEAVAPMEAAILTMSQDPLVNDHLGDIYWKVGRHREAEIQWQRALSLDPTDTDDVDPDRIRAKLDRGLDAVLAEEAAGPVETPAPASQAAND comes from the coding sequence GTGACCCTGACCCGCCCGAATCTGGCCCTGATTGCCGCCTTTCTGGCGGCCCTATCGCTGCCTGCCGATGCACAGGATCGGCCCGAACCGCGCCCCGAGGCCGAGACACCTGCGGATGCCGCGCCCGTGGCAGACCCCGCGCCGCTGACCTTTGGTCTGGCCGGGCCGTTTCTGGCGGCGCGCATGGCCACGGTGGAAAACGACTTCCAGGCCGCTGCACGGTTCTTCGTGCAGGCCGTCGCCCATGATCCCGACGACCGCTTCTTGCAGGACAGCGCCTTGGTGGCCCTGGTATCTGCCGGGGAAATCGACCGCGCCGTGGCCCTCGCCACCCGCATCGGGTCCGAAGGGGAACCGACCGAACTGTCCCGCCTGGTCCATCGTGCCGATCTTGTCCATTCCGGGGATTGGGCGCGGCTGCTGGCCGATGTGGCCACGCCTGCCGACGCGGAATCCGAAGCGGACCTGCTGGCCGGGATGCTGCGCGGCTGGGGCCTTTTGGGCGCGGGCAAGGCCTCCGAGGCCTTGGCGGAGTTCGAGCGTTTGGCCCGGCTGGATGGCGTGGCGCCCATGGTGAATTATCACTTGGCCCTCGCCCGTGCCCTGGTCGGCGATTACGAGGGGGCCGAGGCGCTGCTGGCAGACGACATGACCGGCGCGCATATCCTGGGCTTTGCCGCCCGCGCGCAGATCCTGGCCCAACTGGAACGCCGCGATGACGCCGTCGCCATGATCGAGGCAATACCCGGGGTCGAGGCCGAACCCCAGTTGCTGGCCCTGCGCGACAGGCTGCAATCGGGCCAGCCGGTCACATTCGATGTGGTGAAAACCCCGGCGGACGGCATCGCGCAGGTGTTCCTGACCTTTGCATCCGCCCTGATGTCCAGCCCCGATCCCGAACCCTTGTCGCTGATCCATGCCCGCCTGGCATCCTGGCTGTCCCCCGACACGCCCGAAGCGCGGCTGATGGTGGCGCAGATTCTGCAGGAACGCCAGCAGTTCGACCTGGCTGAACCCGAATTCGACACGCTGCGCCGGATGGGCCAGATGCGTCCTGTCGCCGAACTGGCGCGCATCGACGCCCTGTCGCGCGCGGGCCGCACGGACGAGGCGGGCAAGGCCGCGCTGTCGCTGACCGCCGCCTATCCCGACCTGCCGCAGGCCTGGATCGCGCTTGGCGACCTGCTGCGCCAGCAGGAGAAATTCGCCCAGGCCGTGCCTGCCTATGACAAGGCCATGGCCCTGCTGGAAGGCGCCCCGGCCGAGGCCCGGTGGTTTCCCCTTTATGCGCGTGGCATCGCCCTGGAACGGTCCCGGCAGTTCGACCGGGCCGAGGCCGATTTCCTGGCCGCCATCGAAATCCGGCCAAACCAGGCCAGCCTTCTGAATTATCTGGGTTACAGCTGGATCGACCGGAACGAGAACCTGGACCGCGCGCTTGGCCTGATCGAAAAGGCGGTGCAGCTGTCGCCGGACGACGGCTATATCCTCGATTCGCTTGCCTGGGCTTATTACCGCCTTGGCCGTTACCAGGAAGCCGTGGCGCCGATGGAAGCCGCGATCCTGACCATGTCGCAGGATCCGCTGGTGAACGATCACTTGGGCGACATCTACTGGAAGGTCGGCCGCCACCGAGAGGCTGAAATCCAGTGGCAGCGCGCCTTGTCGCTGGACCCGACCGACACGGACGACGTGGACCCGGACCGTATCCGCGCCAAGCTGGACCGTGGCCTGGATGCGGTGCTGGCCGAGGAAGCGGCCGGTCCCGTGGAAACCCCGGCGCCCGCCTCGCAGGCCGCGAACGACTAA
- a CDS encoding 4-(cytidine 5'-diphospho)-2-C-methyl-D-erythritol kinase has product MPVTETAPAKLNLALHVTGRRADGYHLLDSLVAFAGVGDVVRLEPGPLSLQVEGPFADGLSGQDNLCLRAARLVGAKAAIRLTKNLPVASGIGGGSADAAAVLRGLARMGHPLPADAERLGADVPVCLLSTPARMQGVGEVVTALPALPAIPLVLVNPGVAVSTPQVFAAMVRRDNPPLPDIPRFAGLTDLASWLGLTRNDLEPAALSIAPVIGQVLDGLRATGAAFARMSGSGATCFGLYDSSDRARIAANVLKQHGWWAVATELAPPPAPR; this is encoded by the coding sequence ATGCCCGTTACCGAGACCGCGCCAGCCAAGCTGAACCTTGCGCTGCACGTCACGGGCCGACGTGCCGATGGCTATCACCTGCTGGATTCGCTGGTGGCTTTCGCGGGGGTGGGGGATGTGGTGAGGCTGGAACCCGGCCCCCTGTCCCTGCAGGTCGAGGGGCCTTTCGCGGACGGCCTGTCGGGTCAGGACAACCTCTGCCTGCGGGCCGCACGGCTTGTGGGTGCAAAGGCCGCGATTCGGCTTACCAAGAACCTGCCGGTCGCGTCGGGCATCGGCGGCGGATCGGCGGATGCGGCCGCAGTGCTGCGCGGTCTGGCACGGATGGGCCACCCGCTGCCTGCGGATGCGGAACGGCTGGGCGCGGATGTGCCGGTTTGCCTGCTGTCCACCCCTGCCCGGATGCAGGGAGTGGGCGAGGTCGTGACTGCTCTGCCAGCGCTGCCCGCAATCCCGCTGGTCCTGGTCAACCCGGGGGTTGCGGTTTCAACCCCGCAGGTCTTTGCGGCGATGGTGCGGCGCGACAACCCGCCCCTGCCGGATATTCCCCGCTTTGCCGGCCTGACCGATCTGGCAAGCTGGCTGGGCCTGACGCGCAACGATCTGGAACCCGCCGCCCTGTCCATCGCCCCGGTGATCGGGCAGGTGCTGGACGGCCTGCGGGCGACAGGCGCCGCCTTTGCGCGTATGTCGGGATCGGGGGCGACCTGCTTTGGGCTTTACGACAGTTCTGACCGCGCCCGGATTGCCGCCAATGTTTTGAAACAGCATGGCTGGTGGGCCGTCGCGACGGAACTGGCACCCCCGCCTGCGCCCCGCTAG
- a CDS encoding pyridoxine 5'-phosphate synthase produces the protein MLRLGVNIDHVATIRNARGTPWPDPLRAARLAEAAGADGITAHLREDRRHISDADIDALMANLRLPLNLEMAATAEMQAIALRHRPHAVCIVPEKREERTTEGGLDVAGNQAMLADYIAPLREAGCRVSLFIGHDAAQIEAAARIGAAVVELHTGAYCDLDTEGRHLDRDRELAGLVEGARFADSLGLEVHAGHGLTFDTVGPIAAIPQVKELNIGHFLIAESVFIGLDGAIREMRRCMEGARA, from the coding sequence ATGCTGCGTCTTGGCGTCAACATCGATCACGTCGCAACCATTCGCAACGCGCGCGGCACGCCCTGGCCCGACCCCCTGCGCGCCGCACGCCTGGCCGAAGCCGCGGGCGCCGACGGCATCACCGCCCATCTGCGCGAAGACCGCCGCCATATCAGCGACGCCGATATCGACGCGCTGATGGCGAACCTGCGGCTGCCGCTGAACCTGGAAATGGCCGCCACCGCGGAAATGCAGGCCATCGCCCTGCGCCACCGCCCCCATGCCGTCTGCATCGTTCCCGAAAAGCGCGAGGAACGCACCACCGAAGGGGGGCTGGACGTGGCAGGAAACCAGGCAATGCTGGCGGATTACATCGCCCCCCTGCGCGAGGCGGGCTGCCGTGTGTCGCTGTTCATCGGCCATGACGCCGCGCAGATCGAGGCCGCCGCCCGCATCGGCGCGGCGGTCGTGGAACTGCACACCGGCGCCTATTGCGACCTGGACACCGAGGGCCGCCACCTTGACCGCGACAGGGAACTGGCCGGGCTGGTCGAAGGCGCGCGTTTTGCCGACAGCCTGGGGCTGGAGGTCCATGCAGGCCACGGCCTGACCTTCGACACGGTAGGCCCCATCGCCGCCATCCCGCAGGTCAAGGAATTGAACATCGGCCATTTCCTGATCGCGGAATCGGTCTTTATCGGTTTGGATGGCGCAATTCGGGAAATGCGGCGCTGCATGGAAGGGGCGCGGGCATGA
- the acpS gene encoding holo-ACP synthase — MILGIGTDLANIDRIAGTLDRFGDRFRTRVFTPTELAKAARRRDEAGTLAKRWAAKEACSKALGTGLAMGISWRDMAVSNLRSGQPVMELTGWAADRLARMTPPGHHAVVHVTLTDDHPWAQAFVVIEARPGPAQS; from the coding sequence ATGATCCTGGGCATCGGCACCGACCTTGCCAATATCGACCGCATTGCCGGCACGCTGGATCGTTTCGGCGACCGCTTCCGCACCCGCGTCTTCACGCCAACCGAACTGGCCAAGGCCGCGCGCCGCAGGGACGAGGCAGGCACCCTGGCGAAACGCTGGGCCGCGAAAGAGGCGTGCAGCAAGGCGCTGGGCACCGGGCTGGCCATGGGGATCAGCTGGCGCGACATGGCGGTCAGCAACCTGCGATCCGGCCAGCCGGTGATGGAACTGACCGGCTGGGCCGCCGACCGGCTGGCGCGGATGACGCCGCCGGGCCACCATGCCGTCGTTCACGTCACCTTGACCGACGATCACCCCTGGGCGCAGGCTTTCGTGGTGATCGAGGCGCGGCCCGGGCCTGCCCAATCTTGA